A portion of the Streptomyces sp. NBC_01335 genome contains these proteins:
- a CDS encoding alpha/beta fold hydrolase codes for MTDHRTVDVGGVRLAYQVSGPADAPPLVLLHALGMDSSDWDAVAPVLARRRRVHALDLRGHGRSEWPGTYSLELMRDDVLGFLDALALDRVDLVGHSLGGIVAYLLAEEHPGRVHRLVLEDVPAPHPRERTVPTRPEGELTFDWDMVLAVKPQLDTPEAQWLERLGRITAETLVVGGGPGSHVPQDGVADLARRVPHGRLVTIGAGHLIHRAEPEEFTRTVVEFLWPEGGADPGPRA; via the coding sequence ATGACCGATCACCGCACCGTCGACGTCGGAGGCGTACGGCTGGCCTACCAGGTCTCAGGACCTGCGGACGCCCCGCCGCTCGTCCTGCTGCACGCACTCGGCATGGACTCCTCGGACTGGGACGCCGTGGCCCCCGTCCTCGCCCGACGCCGCCGCGTCCACGCCCTCGACCTGCGCGGCCACGGCCGGAGCGAGTGGCCCGGCACGTACTCGTTGGAGCTCATGCGGGACGACGTGCTCGGCTTCCTGGACGCGCTGGCTCTCGACCGGGTGGACCTGGTGGGGCACTCGCTGGGCGGGATCGTCGCCTACCTCCTCGCCGAGGAGCACCCGGGGCGGGTGCACCGCCTCGTCCTGGAGGACGTCCCCGCCCCGCACCCCCGGGAGCGGACCGTACCGACCAGACCGGAGGGCGAGCTGACGTTCGACTGGGACATGGTCCTGGCCGTCAAGCCGCAACTCGACACCCCTGAAGCGCAGTGGCTGGAGCGCCTCGGCCGGATCACCGCCGAGACCCTCGTCGTGGGCGGCGGGCCGGGCAGCCACGTGCCCCAGGACGGCGTGGCCGACCTGGCCCGTCGCGTTCCGCACGGGCGGCTCGTCACCATCGGGGCCGGGCACCTGATCCACCGGGCCGAACCGGAGGAGTTCACGCGGACCGTCGTGGAGTTCCTGTGGCCGGAGGGGGGAGCGGACCCGGGACCGAGAGCCTGA